Proteins found in one Nerophis lumbriciformis linkage group LG27, RoL_Nlum_v2.1, whole genome shotgun sequence genomic segment:
- the cisd2 gene encoding CDGSH iron-sulfur domain-containing protein 2, whose amino-acid sequence MVLETISRIIKVQLPAYLKKLPLPETIGGFASLTVSEWLRLLPLLGILALLGYLTIRPFFPKKKKQRDSLINLKIQKENPKVVNEIDIEDLNSANVCYCRCWRSKTFPVCDKSHLKHNELTGDNVGPLILKKKIL is encoded by the exons ATGGTGTTAGAGACGATTTCGAGGATAATAAAAGTGCAGCTGCCGGCGTACCTGAAGAAACTCCCTCTCCCGGAGACAATCGGCGGATTTGCGAGCCTAACAG TGTCCGAATGGCTGCGGCTGCTCCCTCTCCTGGGCATCTTGGCCCTGCTGGGCTACCTGACCATACGACCCTTCTTCcccaagaagaagaagcagagagACAGCCTGATCAACCTCAAGATTCAGAAGGAGAACCCCAAAGTGGTCAACGAGATAGACATCGAGGACCTGAACAGCGCAAATGTTTGCTACTGTCGCTGTTGGCGCTCCAAAACG tttcctgtttgtgaCAAGTCTCACTTAAAGCACAACGAGCTGACCGGAGACAACGTGGGGCCGCTCATACTCAAGAAGAAGATCCTATAA